Proteins encoded in a region of the Quercus lobata isolate SW786 chromosome 8, ValleyOak3.0 Primary Assembly, whole genome shotgun sequence genome:
- the LOC115957158 gene encoding uncharacterized protein LOC115957158, with product MCHQGVPIASRSFKQGLGNFIASSNGLVLYGNHPMNYYVCNPVTNTWFALPPPIHTDDYYTEVPHNVYASDDTIKNLVGFYCQEEDEQLSHHDIDVDAITNHIRQSYKVVRFFVKQAINNDWEMVVKIYSSDTGIWKESKLDYFGMPLYHVLAMSSYSISIRGVFFCSTTISTGMLIFAYVFNMAKDGLDVLIEGPSSSHINGRASGAIGESDLGFLQCVLGHDERFEVYMLKQKLHSYFDKECYPFVYRSEWTLRHRVNTNAITNTLSPSKRGTFPVAFHAQNSHILYLRIGNQIICIDMQSGILDFVPYDHSHGLICCSCCYLLEPFFHNLESWPLSPLPRQN from the coding sequence ATGTGTCATCAAGGTGTGCCTATAGCATCCCGTAGTTTTAAACAAGGTCTAGGCAATTTCATTGCTTCTTCCAATGGTCTCGTTCTCTATGGTAACCATCCCATGAACTATTATGTGTGCAACCCTGTTACTAATACTTGGTTTGCACTTCCTCCACCCATACATACTGATGACTATTACACTGAAGTTCCTCATAATGTGTATGCCAGTGATGACACGATAAAGAACTTAGTTGGATTTTATTGCcaagaagaagatgaacaaTTATCGCACCATGATATTGACGTAGATGCTATTACTAATCACATACGTCAAAGTTACAAGGTGGTACGGTTTTTTGTGAAGCAAGCTATTAACAATGACTGGGAAATGGTGGTGAAGATTTACTCTTCTGATACTGGAATCTGGAAAGAATCCAAGCTTGACTATTTTGGAATGCCGCTATATCATGTACTAGCTATGAGCTCATATAGCATCTCTATACGTGGGGTCTTCTTTTGTTCAACAACCATTTCAACAGGAATGCTGATTTTCGCCTACGTATTTAACATGGCGAAGGATGGCCTCGACGTGTTGATTGAGGGACCTTCTTCATCACACATTAATGGAAGAGCCTCTGGGGCTATTGGGGAGTCAGATTTGGGGTTTCTTCAATGTGTTTTAGGCCATGATGAAAGATTTGAGGTATACATGTTGAAACAGAAACTGCATAGTTATTTTGACAAGGAATGTTACCCTTTTGTCTACAGGTCAGAATGGACATTGAGGCATAGAGTGAATACTAATGCTATTACTAACACTCTGTCTCCATCCAAAAGAGGAACTTTTCCTGTTGCATTCCATGCTCAGAATTCGCATATTTTGTATCTCAGAATAGGGAATCAGATCATTTGCATTGATATGCAAAGTGGGATACTGGATTTTGTCCCTTACGATCATTCCCATGGCTTGATTTGCTGTTCCTGTTGCTATTTGTTGGAGCCCTTTTTTCATAACCTGGAGTCATGGCCTTTGTCCCCTTTGCCTCGGCAAAATTGA
- the LOC115955630 gene encoding telomere repeat-binding protein 4-like isoform X1, whose product MVFKKRQDHGFNGFRLPTIPRAPRSVRRGLRKKTVEDTQNCAFELLASIAGDLLRESESSASSNASEGNDLLACGKDAVKQEREFEDKPFKAEWLYQRNCGDSSFAFEMASQNISHKSTLKEFSHAESDDVLERTSFIKSFDCSQKTGGDAKSVICKSKTDSENYSSKVEGGSPQFGESCDANVNIEAERRLEVVGLKNEDANKPNICSSKVPTELFLESSAAINSDSNVKLPLRQDSVPNACFPRHRNDIKLGSRDDDENFSRCFKRSTKLKAFRPPTRIADRRIRKLLTSKYWKVAPKLKDCELPRSAFVDGGLKPLYRKRKTCHDRQNRQKCQRDILFKRRKLFDQISVVTSDGGFSSESVSNSPEKCMTEDKNDSAAILHGANGVSSSVLGHQASFHSKDSHVKFSIKSFRVPELFIEVPETATVGSLKRTIMEAVTSILGSGLDIGILLQGKKVRDDNRTLMQTGISCKDNLDSLGFMLEPNTVQTPPPMCSSDLPPLLSCDSSQLLTRSPENPVLDSGISDTLPDPPLTNSSNHVDSNHDTVSSPTDMNDKTTPDTKAIVAVPAMSMEALAVVPLNQKTRRSELVQRRTRRPFSVSEVEALVHAVEELGTGRWRDVKLRAFENADHRTYVDLKDKWKTLVHTAKIAPQQRRGEPVPQELLDRVLAAHSYWSQHQAKPQGKHQAGTPKIMEAPAEVPVE is encoded by the exons GCATCTGAAGGAAATGATCTGCTGGCCTGTGGCAAAGATGCTGTTAAACAGGAACGAGAATTTGAGGATAAACCATTCAAGGCAGAGTGGTTATATCAGAGAAATTGTGGAGACAGTTCTTTTGCCTTTGAGATGGCCTCACAAAACATCAGTCATAAGAGTACTCTGAAGGAATTCTCACATGCTGAAAGTGATGATGTTTTGGAACGCACTTCATTCATTAAAAGTTTCGATTGCTCACAGAAAACTGGCGGTGATGCGAAGTCTGTAATTTGTAAAAGCAAGACTGATTCCGAAAACTATTCTAGTAAAGTGGAGGGAGGCTCCCCTCAATTTGGGGAGTCTTGTGATGCTAATGTAAATATTGAAGCTGAAAGACGGCTAGAGGTTGTGGGATTGAAAAATGAAGATGCTAATAAGCCTAATATATGTAGTTCAAAGGTTCCAACAGAATTGTTTCTGGAATCTTCTGCAGCGATCAATTCTGACAGTAATGTCAAATTGCCATTGCGCCAGGACTCTGTTCCTAATGCTTGTTTTCCCAGGCATAGGAATGATATTAAGTTAGGTAGTAGAGATGATGACGAAAATTTTTCTAGGTGCTTTAAACGTAGTACCAAGTTGAAGGCATTTAGGCCTCCGACACGAATTGCAGATCGAAGAATAAGGAAGCTTCTGACTTCCAAATACTGGAAAGTAGCTCCAAAATTGAAGGATTGTGAACTTCCTAGATCTG CATTTGTAGATGGGGGATTAAAACCTCTTTATCGCAAGAGGAAAACCTGTCATGACCGTCAAAACCGTCAAAAATGCCAACGTGACATTCTCTTTAAGAGGAGGAAATTGTTTGACCAAATTTCAGTAGTGACTTCTGATGGTGGGTTCAGTAGTGAAAGTGTTTCTAATTCACCTGAGAAATGCATGACTGAAGATAAGAATGACTCAGCTGCAATTTTGCATGGAG CCAATGGGGTATCATCTTCGGTTTTGGGTCATCAAGCTTCCTTTCACTCCAAGGATTCTCATG TGAAATTTAGCATTAAGTCCTTTAGGGTACCAGAGCTTTTTATTGAGGTCCCAGAAACTGCCACTGTTGGTTCATTAAAG AGGACTATTATGGAGGCTGTAACTTCTATACTTGGAAGTGGATTAGACATTGGGATTCTTCTTCAAGGGAAGAAGGTTAGAGATGACAACAGAACCCTAATGCAGACAGGAATTTCTTGTAAAGACAATCTGGATTCTCTGGGTTTTATGTTGGAGCCCAATACTGTGCAAACACCTCCACCTATGTGCTCTAGCGATCTTCCTCCTCTATTATCATGTGACTCATCTCAACTTTTAACAAG gTCCCCGGAAAATCCTGTTTTAGATTCAGGGATCTCTGATACCTTACCTGACCCTCCACTGACCAATTCAAGCAACCATGTTGATAGTAATCATGATACAGTTTCCTCCCCTACTGACATGAATGACAAAACAACACCGGATACCAAAGCAATAGTTGCTGTTCCAGCAATGAGCATGGAGGCACTGGCTGTGGTTCCACTGAACCAAAAAACAAGACGTTCTGAACTTGTACAGCGTCGAACCAGGAGACCTTTCTCTGTGTCAGAAGTAGAAGCATTGGTGCATGCAGTTGAGGAGCTTGGAACTGGGAG GTGGCGTGATGTTAAATTGCGTGCTTTTGAGAATGCAGACCATCGAACTTACGTAGACTTGAAG GATAAATGGAAAACATTGgttcacacagcaaagattgcCCCCCAACAAAGAAGGGGTGAGCCTGTTCCCCAGGAGCTCTTGGACCGAGTCTTGGCTGCCCATTCTTATTGGTCTCAGCATCAAGCTAAGCCACAGGGAAAGCATCAGGCTGGAACTCCAAAGATCATGGAGGCACCAGCTGAGGTCCCCGTTGAATAA
- the LOC115955630 gene encoding telomere repeat-binding protein 4-like isoform X2, whose protein sequence is MVFKKRQDHGFNGFRLPTIPRAPRSVRRGLRKKTVEDTQNCAFELLASIAGDLLRESESSASSNASEGNDLLACGKDAVKQEREFEDKPFKAEWLYQRNCGDSSFAFEMASQNISHKSTLKEFSHAESDDVLERTSFIKSFDCSQKTGGDAKSVICKSKTDSENYSSKVEGGSPQFGESCDANVNIEAERRLEVVGLKNEDANKPNICSSKVPTELFLESSAAINSDSNVKLPLRQDSVPNACFPRHRNDIKLGSRDDDENFSRCFKRSTKLKAFRPPTRIADRRIRKLLTSKYWKVAPKLKDCELPRSDGGLKPLYRKRKTCHDRQNRQKCQRDILFKRRKLFDQISVVTSDGGFSSESVSNSPEKCMTEDKNDSAAILHGANGVSSSVLGHQASFHSKDSHVKFSIKSFRVPELFIEVPETATVGSLKRTIMEAVTSILGSGLDIGILLQGKKVRDDNRTLMQTGISCKDNLDSLGFMLEPNTVQTPPPMCSSDLPPLLSCDSSQLLTRSPENPVLDSGISDTLPDPPLTNSSNHVDSNHDTVSSPTDMNDKTTPDTKAIVAVPAMSMEALAVVPLNQKTRRSELVQRRTRRPFSVSEVEALVHAVEELGTGRWRDVKLRAFENADHRTYVDLKDKWKTLVHTAKIAPQQRRGEPVPQELLDRVLAAHSYWSQHQAKPQGKHQAGTPKIMEAPAEVPVE, encoded by the exons GCATCTGAAGGAAATGATCTGCTGGCCTGTGGCAAAGATGCTGTTAAACAGGAACGAGAATTTGAGGATAAACCATTCAAGGCAGAGTGGTTATATCAGAGAAATTGTGGAGACAGTTCTTTTGCCTTTGAGATGGCCTCACAAAACATCAGTCATAAGAGTACTCTGAAGGAATTCTCACATGCTGAAAGTGATGATGTTTTGGAACGCACTTCATTCATTAAAAGTTTCGATTGCTCACAGAAAACTGGCGGTGATGCGAAGTCTGTAATTTGTAAAAGCAAGACTGATTCCGAAAACTATTCTAGTAAAGTGGAGGGAGGCTCCCCTCAATTTGGGGAGTCTTGTGATGCTAATGTAAATATTGAAGCTGAAAGACGGCTAGAGGTTGTGGGATTGAAAAATGAAGATGCTAATAAGCCTAATATATGTAGTTCAAAGGTTCCAACAGAATTGTTTCTGGAATCTTCTGCAGCGATCAATTCTGACAGTAATGTCAAATTGCCATTGCGCCAGGACTCTGTTCCTAATGCTTGTTTTCCCAGGCATAGGAATGATATTAAGTTAGGTAGTAGAGATGATGACGAAAATTTTTCTAGGTGCTTTAAACGTAGTACCAAGTTGAAGGCATTTAGGCCTCCGACACGAATTGCAGATCGAAGAATAAGGAAGCTTCTGACTTCCAAATACTGGAAAGTAGCTCCAAAATTGAAGGATTGTGAACTTCCTAGATCTG ATGGGGGATTAAAACCTCTTTATCGCAAGAGGAAAACCTGTCATGACCGTCAAAACCGTCAAAAATGCCAACGTGACATTCTCTTTAAGAGGAGGAAATTGTTTGACCAAATTTCAGTAGTGACTTCTGATGGTGGGTTCAGTAGTGAAAGTGTTTCTAATTCACCTGAGAAATGCATGACTGAAGATAAGAATGACTCAGCTGCAATTTTGCATGGAG CCAATGGGGTATCATCTTCGGTTTTGGGTCATCAAGCTTCCTTTCACTCCAAGGATTCTCATG TGAAATTTAGCATTAAGTCCTTTAGGGTACCAGAGCTTTTTATTGAGGTCCCAGAAACTGCCACTGTTGGTTCATTAAAG AGGACTATTATGGAGGCTGTAACTTCTATACTTGGAAGTGGATTAGACATTGGGATTCTTCTTCAAGGGAAGAAGGTTAGAGATGACAACAGAACCCTAATGCAGACAGGAATTTCTTGTAAAGACAATCTGGATTCTCTGGGTTTTATGTTGGAGCCCAATACTGTGCAAACACCTCCACCTATGTGCTCTAGCGATCTTCCTCCTCTATTATCATGTGACTCATCTCAACTTTTAACAAG gTCCCCGGAAAATCCTGTTTTAGATTCAGGGATCTCTGATACCTTACCTGACCCTCCACTGACCAATTCAAGCAACCATGTTGATAGTAATCATGATACAGTTTCCTCCCCTACTGACATGAATGACAAAACAACACCGGATACCAAAGCAATAGTTGCTGTTCCAGCAATGAGCATGGAGGCACTGGCTGTGGTTCCACTGAACCAAAAAACAAGACGTTCTGAACTTGTACAGCGTCGAACCAGGAGACCTTTCTCTGTGTCAGAAGTAGAAGCATTGGTGCATGCAGTTGAGGAGCTTGGAACTGGGAG GTGGCGTGATGTTAAATTGCGTGCTTTTGAGAATGCAGACCATCGAACTTACGTAGACTTGAAG GATAAATGGAAAACATTGgttcacacagcaaagattgcCCCCCAACAAAGAAGGGGTGAGCCTGTTCCCCAGGAGCTCTTGGACCGAGTCTTGGCTGCCCATTCTTATTGGTCTCAGCATCAAGCTAAGCCACAGGGAAAGCATCAGGCTGGAACTCCAAAGATCATGGAGGCACCAGCTGAGGTCCCCGTTGAATAA